From Brachyspira pilosicoli, a single genomic window includes:
- a CDS encoding galactose ABC transporter substrate-binding protein has translation MVRRVLNFVILLFISSSLIFTQNKKSTIGIALYRFDDDYTQYLKSYIEKNIGNKASLTIVNSHNSQVTQNDQVEIFLNKKVNLIAINLVNESYAQTIINKVSVRNIPIIFFNKEPDLEALNSYNNVWYIGGSSENAGTVQGRVIADSWKSHANWDKNEDGKIQCVIIKGRTNGFESENRTQYMKDYLKRNNIKLDILAEVYSLDNRKTASMEMDKLMAKYSKKIEYIIANDDNMALGALDSIKKLGFNNNSRMLNYIPIVGIGGIPECLQEIKNYSVFATVMQNPSTQAEVLSKVSLNIINNKSPLDGTTLSFDNNKYIFVPYIPVTMFNLDRAIEIYK, from the coding sequence ATGGTCAGGCGAGTATTAAATTTTGTTATTTTATTATTTATATCATCTTCTTTAATATTTACTCAAAATAAAAAAAGCACTATAGGTATAGCTTTATATAGGTTTGATGATGATTATACACAATATTTAAAAAGTTATATAGAGAAAAATATTGGAAACAAAGCTTCTTTAACTATAGTAAATTCTCATAATAGCCAAGTAACGCAGAATGACCAAGTAGAAATATTTTTAAATAAAAAAGTTAATCTTATAGCAATTAATTTAGTAAATGAAAGTTATGCTCAAACTATAATAAATAAAGTAAGCGTTAGAAATATACCTATTATTTTTTTTAACAAGGAACCGGATTTAGAAGCTCTTAATAGTTATAATAATGTTTGGTATATTGGAGGAAGCAGTGAGAATGCAGGAACGGTTCAGGGAAGAGTTATAGCAGATAGTTGGAAGTCTCATGCTAATTGGGATAAGAATGAAGATGGAAAGATTCAATGCGTAATAATAAAAGGAAGAACTAATGGCTTTGAGAGTGAGAATAGAACTCAGTATATGAAAGATTATTTAAAAAGAAATAATATTAAACTTGATATATTAGCTGAGGTTTATTCTCTTGATAATAGAAAAACTGCTTCTATGGAAATGGATAAACTAATGGCTAAATATTCCAAGAAAATAGAATATATCATCGCTAATGATGATAATATGGCATTGGGGGCATTAGATTCTATAAAAAAATTGGGTTTTAATAATAACAGCAGAATGCTTAATTATATACCTATAGTAGGAATTGGCGGTATACCAGAATGTTTACAAGAGATAAAAAATTATTCTGTATTTGCTACAGTAATGCAAAACCCTTCTACTCAGGCAGAAGTTTTATCTAAGGTTTCATTAAATATAATAAATAATAAATCACCATTAGACGGCACAACTTTGAGTTTTGATAATAATAAATATATTTTTGTGCCTTATATACCTGTAACTATGTTTAATTTGGATAGGGCTATTGAAATTTATAAATAA
- a CDS encoding galactose ABC transporter substrate-binding protein translates to MSKFIFSLLLFLSIFYSCSSNKASDSNDKAIDVAVAIYRYDDSFISFMRRNIETFLKSNNVKFTMYDAENDQVKQHDQIDAAIQRNVDALAINLVDPLAANLVIEKVKPSNIPVIFFNKEPKKEDLLSYDKVWYVGTRSVESGDMQGEIVLKAWLSNASLDKNKDGKIQYVLLKGEEGHPDAEGRTERIKAVLEENGIVLEELEMNNANWDILQAQTLMDAWIKKHENNIEFIFSNNDAMALGALKSIQKEGYNIGDSNKFIPIVGVDAIPEVIEEIKKGAILGTVLQSPKDQAKAIVDMVINVVNNKDVLDGTGYTLDEVKAVRVPYKAITIDNINDAMDAYK, encoded by the coding sequence ATGAGCAAATTTATTTTTTCATTGCTATTATTTTTATCTATTTTTTATAGTTGTTCATCGAATAAGGCTAGTGATTCTAATGATAAGGCAATAGATGTTGCTGTGGCTATATATAGATATGATGATAGTTTTATTTCTTTTATGAGAAGGAATATAGAAACATTTTTAAAATCTAATAATGTAAAGTTTACTATGTATGATGCTGAGAATGATCAAGTTAAGCAGCATGACCAAATAGATGCGGCTATACAGAGAAATGTTGATGCTCTTGCTATTAATTTAGTTGATCCTTTAGCTGCTAATTTGGTTATAGAGAAAGTTAAACCTTCTAATATACCTGTAATATTTTTTAATAAAGAACCTAAAAAAGAAGATTTATTGAGTTATGATAAGGTTTGGTATGTTGGAACTAGAAGCGTGGAGTCTGGAGATATGCAAGGGGAGATAGTATTGAAGGCTTGGCTTTCAAATGCTTCTTTAGATAAAAACAAAGATGGAAAGATACAATATGTTTTGCTCAAAGGTGAAGAGGGGCACCCAGATGCTGAAGGAAGAACTGAGAGAATTAAGGCTGTATTAGAAGAAAATGGGATTGTATTAGAAGAGTTAGAGATGAATAATGCCAATTGGGATATACTTCAGGCACAAACTTTAATGGATGCTTGGATAAAAAAACATGAGAACAATATAGAGTTTATTTTCTCTAATAATGATGCTATGGCTTTGGGGGCTTTAAAATCTATACAAAAAGAGGGTTATAATATAGGCGATAGTAATAAGTTTATACCAATAGTAGGAGTTGATGCTATACCGGAAGTAATAGAAGAGATAAAGAAAGGCGCTATACTTGGCACAGTATTACAGAGCCCTAAAGATCAGGCTAAGGCTATAGTTGATATGGTTATAAATGTTGTAAATAACAAAGATGTACTTGATGGTACTGGTTATACTTTAGATGAAGTAAAAGCAGTGAGAGTGCCATATAAGGCAATAACTATAGATAATATTAATGATGCTATGGATGCTTATAAGTAA
- the lexA gene encoding transcriptional repressor LexA — translation MTELTDKQKHILNFLQKFMNENGYPPTVKEIMVHFNFASPTAVTTHLTALEKKGYVKKTGKRARGSVPINTSEKKDNLIRIPLLTNEVKAGLLMDVSDESYEDFFPLPESIAQDENNFLMKVKGDSMIDAHIKEGDMVLVNPSNIEPQNGDIVVAKIDDNGDEEITIKRFFKEKDCIKLVSENKEYPPIIQEKVSIVGKVVGLIRLKI, via the coding sequence ATGACAGAATTAACAGACAAGCAAAAGCATATATTAAATTTTTTGCAAAAGTTTATGAATGAAAATGGATACCCTCCAACAGTAAAAGAAATAATGGTTCATTTTAATTTTGCCTCTCCAACAGCCGTAACAACGCATTTAACAGCATTAGAAAAAAAAGGTTATGTAAAAAAGACAGGTAAAAGAGCAAGAGGAAGTGTGCCTATAAATACATCAGAAAAAAAAGATAATCTTATAAGAATACCATTACTTACAAATGAAGTTAAGGCTGGTCTTTTAATGGACGTTTCTGATGAATCTTATGAAGATTTTTTCCCATTACCTGAATCAATAGCACAAGATGAGAACAATTTCCTTATGAAAGTAAAAGGCGATTCTATGATAGATGCTCATATAAAAGAAGGGGATATGGTTTTAGTTAATCCTTCAAACATAGAACCTCAAAATGGAGATATTGTAGTTGCAAAAATAGATGATAATGGCGATGAAGAGATAACTATTAAAAGATTTTTTAAAGAGAAAGACTGCATAAAATTAGTTTCCGAAAATAAAGAATATCCTCCTATAATACAAGAAAAAGTTTCTATAGTTGGTAAAGTAGTTGGATTAATAAGATTAAAAATATAA
- a CDS encoding ferritin, with product MSIIKEDIIKLLNEQLNKELYSASLYFNMAGWCDKEGLKGCSQFLYGHFKEETTHFEKFRDFINKVGGQAIITEMKAPQSSFNSVEDLFKAILKHEEYVTSCINELVGKAMESKDHITVRFLDWFIQEQLEEEELFNEILSKIKMLGNGKLEGRDLYTFDGIMADFDSKKHSASNEQ from the coding sequence ATGTCTATAATAAAAGAAGATATAATTAAATTATTAAATGAACAATTAAACAAAGAGCTTTATTCTGCAAGTCTTTATTTTAACATGGCTGGATGGTGTGATAAAGAAGGCTTAAAAGGATGCAGTCAATTCTTATATGGTCATTTCAAAGAAGAGACAACTCACTTTGAAAAGTTTAGAGATTTTATTAATAAAGTTGGCGGACAGGCTATTATTACAGAGATGAAAGCTCCGCAAAGCAGTTTTAACTCTGTTGAGGATTTATTTAAAGCTATACTAAAACATGAAGAATATGTTACTTCTTGTATTAATGAATTAGTTGGTAAGGCTATGGAGAGTAAAGACCATATTACAGTAAGGTTTTTAGATTGGTTTATACAAGAACAGTTGGAAGAAGAAGAATTATTTAATGAGATATTAAGCAAAATAAAAATGCTTGGAAATGGAAAGTTAGAGGGAAGAGACCTTTATACATTTGACGGTATTATGGCAGATTTTGATTCTAAAAAGCATTCTGCTTCTAACGAACAATAA